The following are encoded together in the Salvelinus fontinalis isolate EN_2023a chromosome 38, ASM2944872v1, whole genome shotgun sequence genome:
- the LOC129837725 gene encoding transmembrane protein 74-like has translation MASVELLYIDKGGRGRQPDPPCVLDWASNPVHVRKASSSAGGALSISAPGCKGLCNSAPRTVPINGGLHFKHGHPAVEKVRVCCDKESETSFTYVDENVNLPLASSGKSGESIHKSWCRPNDCASDIRPEGLHELSLMSDDDLASESSGASVDYGFISAVTFLVTGISLVIISYAVPREVKVDPESVSAREMERLEIESARVGAHLDRCVIAGLCLLTLGGVVLSTLLMISMWQGEMYRRKAFAYSKHSAKLYGSIILKTRSSPSRSSAHLSMKEEIDETLN, from the coding sequence ATGGCTTCTGTAGAGCTGCTTTATATAGATAAGGGAGGAAGAGGCAGACAACCCGATCCTCCCTGCGTCCTTGACTGGGCTTCCAATCCGGTTCATGTTCGTAAAGCGAGCAGTTCAGCCGGAGGGGCGCTCTCTATCTCAGCTCCGGGCTGCAAAGGACTGTGTAATTCAGCACCAAGGACGGTTCCCATCAACGGAGGTCTGCATTTTAAACACGGTCACCCTGCGGTGGAGAAGGTCAGAGTGTGCTGCGACAAGGAATCAGAGACATCTTTCACCTATGTCGACGAGAATGTGAATTTGCCCCTGGCAAGCTCTGGGAAAAGTGGGGAAAGTATCCACAAATCCTGGTGTAGGCCTAATGACTGTGCGAGCGACATTCGGCCCGAGGGGTTGCATGAGCTCTCCCTAATGTCAGATGACGATCTCGCATCAGAAAGTTCGGGGGCATCTGTAGATTACGGTTTTATAAGCGCGGTCACTTTCCTAGTCACTGGGATCTCGTTAGTGATTATATCCTATGCAGTCCCTCGCGAGGTCAAAGTGGACCCGGAGAGCGTGTCCgcgagggagatggagaggctgGAAATCGAAAGTGCCAGGGTAGGGGCACACCTGGATAGGTGCGTGATAGCAGGGCTTTGTCTACTGACGCTGGGCGGGGTAGTGCTGTCCACTCTGCTAATGATATCTATGTGGCAGGGAGAGATGTACCGGAGAAAAGCCTTTGCATATTCCAAGCACTCAGCGAAACTATATGGCTCCATCATTTTAAAAACGAGGTCTAGCCCTAGTCGGTCGTCCGCACACCTGTCTATGAAGGAAGAGATAGATGAGACCTTGAATTAA